From Desulfurobacterium pacificum, a single genomic window includes:
- a CDS encoding M20 metallopeptidase family protein, with amino-acid sequence MDINREILRISKDIFEDTVAWRRHLRMYPELSGQEYETAEFVAKKLREFGVDEVIEGFAGSTAVVGIIKGSGKKEVALRADMDALAGEGRIEKPYASRVSGVAHLCGHDAHTAMLLGAAKTLVEIKSYLKGSVKLIFQPCEEKSECSGARFLIENGVLTPETEAIFGLHVSPELKTGIVGIKKGVVLASADFFNVRVEGKSAHASKPHKGRDPIVAACEMVSSIYHVVSRFIDPLEPAVISVGKIAGGYAENVIPDSVEFEGTYRTLSGNVRKLIARKLEEIVKGLAVAYGVEASLTIKEGNPPLMNDDRLIELVKKISIDMFSKKGVVELERPSMGGEDFAFYLEKIPGVFIRLGTGNKEKGTTYPLHSSKFDIDEDALWVGTALYSAFAVSFLMSL; translated from the coding sequence ATGGATATAAATAGGGAAATATTGAGGATTTCTAAAGATATTTTTGAAGATACAGTAGCCTGGAGAAGGCATTTGCGTATGTATCCGGAGCTTTCCGGGCAGGAGTATGAAACTGCGGAGTTTGTAGCTAAAAAGTTAAGAGAGTTTGGAGTTGATGAAGTAATAGAAGGGTTTGCTGGTTCTACGGCTGTTGTTGGGATTATCAAAGGAAGTGGAAAAAAAGAAGTGGCGTTAAGGGCAGATATGGACGCTCTTGCCGGTGAAGGTAGAATAGAGAAGCCTTACGCTTCGCGCGTTTCAGGAGTTGCTCATCTTTGTGGGCATGACGCTCATACGGCTATGCTTTTGGGTGCTGCGAAGACTCTTGTTGAAATTAAAAGTTATTTAAAAGGTAGCGTAAAACTTATTTTTCAACCGTGTGAGGAAAAGAGTGAATGTAGCGGAGCGAGGTTTTTAATTGAAAACGGCGTTTTAACGCCTGAGACTGAGGCGATATTTGGTCTTCACGTTTCACCGGAGTTAAAAACCGGTATTGTGGGAATAAAAAAAGGTGTTGTTTTGGCGTCTGCTGACTTTTTTAACGTTAGAGTTGAAGGAAAAAGTGCTCACGCTTCAAAACCACACAAAGGTAGAGACCCGATTGTCGCGGCCTGCGAGATGGTTTCTTCCATTTATCACGTTGTAAGCAGATTTATTGACCCTCTTGAACCTGCTGTTATTTCTGTTGGAAAGATAGCCGGCGGTTATGCAGAAAACGTGATTCCTGACTCTGTTGAGTTTGAAGGAACTTACAGGACTTTGTCTGGAAATGTTAGAAAGCTGATTGCCAGAAAATTGGAGGAAATCGTTAAAGGATTGGCTGTTGCTTATGGGGTAGAAGCTAGTTTGACAATTAAAGAGGGTAATCCGCCTCTTATGAATGATGACCGTTTAATTGAGTTAGTTAAAAAGATTTCGATTGATATGTTTTCTAAAAAAGGTGTCGTTGAGCTTGAGAGACCTTCTATGGGAGGGGAGGATTTTGCCTTTTATCTGGAAAAAATCCCCGGCGTCTTCATCAGGCTCGGAACGGGAAATAAAGAGAAGGGGACTACCTATCCCCTTCACAGCTCGAAGTTTGACATTGATGAAGATGCTTTGTGGGTTGGCACTGCTCTTTATTCAGCTTTTGCCGTTAGTTTTTTGATGAGCCTTTAA
- a CDS encoding multiheme c-type cytochrome — translation MKRFLTITFAGLIAAGAYAATNPLLSAPANNVSEWQKKIKEFEKPEVETGKEYPKPFHIENEYVYKVQDVCVACHTYAPHKKDKKFSPFYNAHSTFLSCNTCHFVKSGLEYRWEEIKDGKISLKKFGNFYGVKYVKVDGKVMLSGMNSDARIVPVDNGVPVEIPLKGNESLLKDVKAVASMHNALTDKPLKCLDCHKPDGKLDFVELGFSSERVKDLEHNDIVNGLIKYKVIHFPKFVW, via the coding sequence ATGAAAAGGTTTTTAACCATAACGTTTGCAGGGTTGATTGCTGCTGGTGCTTATGCGGCTACAAATCCTTTACTTTCTGCTCCTGCTAACAATGTAAGTGAATGGCAGAAGAAAATAAAGGAGTTTGAAAAGCCCGAAGTTGAAACGGGGAAGGAATATCCTAAGCCTTTCCATATAGAGAACGAGTATGTTTATAAAGTCCAGGACGTTTGTGTAGCTTGTCATACGTATGCTCCTCATAAAAAGGATAAAAAGTTTTCTCCGTTCTATAACGCTCACTCTACGTTTTTGAGTTGCAACACTTGCCATTTCGTTAAGAGTGGTCTTGAGTACAGATGGGAAGAGATAAAGGATGGAAAGATTTCTTTAAAGAAGTTCGGCAATTTCTACGGTGTAAAGTATGTAAAAGTTGACGGTAAGGTTATGCTTTCAGGAATGAATAGCGATGCAAGGATAGTACCGGTAGATAATGGAGTACCTGTTGAGATTCCGCTGAAAGGAAATGAATCTCTTTTAAAGGACGTCAAGGCGGTTGCTTCTATGCATAACGCTTTAACGGATAAACCTTTAAAGTGCCTTGATTGTCATAAGCCTGATGGAAAGTTGGATTTTGTAGAGCTTGGCTTCAGTTCCGAGAGGGTAAAAGACCTTGAACATAACGATATTGTGAACGGTCTTATCAAGTATAAAGTAATTCATTTTCCTAAATTCGTGTGGTAA
- a CDS encoding ArsR/SmtB family transcription factor, which produces MEKELEMIKLLSDITRFRIFKMLQHRPAFVCEITYVLNLTMATVSIHLSKLKTFGIVSSEREGNKIKYFLTEPKGEKKLIFDMFMKLGENWKIVKSDRKQLDSLKLEEVCPSKDKEDKR; this is translated from the coding sequence ATGGAAAAAGAGTTAGAAATGATAAAGCTGTTGTCCGACATTACACGTTTTAGGATATTTAAAATGCTTCAACACAGACCTGCTTTTGTTTGTGAAATTACATACGTTCTAAATTTGACTATGGCTACAGTTTCCATCCACCTTTCAAAGTTGAAAACGTTTGGAATAGTGTCTTCGGAGAGAGAAGGTAACAAAATAAAGTATTTCCTTACAGAGCCTAAGGGAGAGAAGAAGCTAATATTTGACATGTTTATGAAGTTGGGTGAGAACTGGAAAATTGTTAAGAGTGATAGGAAACAACTTGATTCCCTTAAGCTTGAAGAAGTGTGTCCATCAAAGGATAAGGAGGATAAAAGGTGA
- a CDS encoding rhodanese-like domain-containing protein translates to MEVRDLLKRMDRNYIKSEFKIGADKFFKLWESGEAVLLDIRTEEELEFISIKNSIKIPLNQLPERVNELPKDKIIAVFCPGRIRATVAYVYLVTEGYKARVLTATFDDFGKYLAP, encoded by the coding sequence ATGGAAGTAAGAGATTTGTTGAAGAGAATGGATAGAAATTACATCAAGTCTGAATTTAAGATAGGAGCAGATAAGTTCTTTAAGTTGTGGGAAAGTGGAGAAGCTGTTCTATTAGATATTAGAACAGAAGAAGAGCTTGAGTTTATATCCATAAAAAATAGTATAAAAATACCTTTAAACCAACTTCCTGAACGAGTTAATGAGCTTCCGAAGGATAAGATTATAGCTGTATTCTGTCCAGGAAGAATTAGGGCTACAGTTGCTTACGTTTATTTGGTAACGGAAGGCTATAAAGCAAGAGTTCTAACTGCGACGTTTGACGATTTCGGAAAGTATCTTGCACCATAA
- a CDS encoding efflux RND transporter permease subunit has translation MNKIVKWYIEKPHAVLAFLLLFSVIGIIGFKEIPRKFFPDANRPTVAVVTVEPGASASDVAAHITRPIEQHLKTLSLVRTVDSVSKDEVSVVTVEFSYKKDIDAAATDVSNELSKIISKLPKDILPPQVYKVTDATKPVMILAVYPRKGSGLTLAQVRELAENEIKDQLLNLPNVSDVEVFGGYEREVEILPDYLKMAKYGITLNQLLKAVRDNNRNFPTGLIINKNGMVVLKIKDEAERIEDLKNILIKPGVYLKDVAKVKWGYAERMSAYHGNGKPAIGISILRSPKGYELPAIESVMHFLPKLEKEYPYLKFEIPFTQEWMIKLSNKNMLESLRDAIIMTLLVIFLFLANIRMLIVSFFSIPITYLITIGLMWLFGFNFNIVTLTAVILALGMLTDDAVVVLENIERHYFELKKDIKTACIDGTQEVMLAVLSGTYTTVVMLLPIVFVGGYVQKILRPLSLTLIIALLVSYVVAMTIIPIVAPYILKKTPDKNFLERKVYDYYVKGFVYRLRDFYVSLVTPLLKLKKPFFRMPFIMMFFMLFVLTMKNVIPILGRDLMPPMDTGIVIVRAEADSNTSLQKTEDILSKMEKILYSMPGIIRVSSTIGSEPGVLSFGSGKTPQQIEMTVQFIDRFHRKETIWQIEDKLRKKFSKIPGLRYVNVMDYGATPLSSIKATIDEMIYGKDPHILDQIGNKLLSLMYKVKGLTSVSRNWYMDKKELILQVDSHKAAQFGLTPLQIAEYIGGFVKGIPASSFVVPMENGLTIKLILPKNKRDAVEKLQNLPIPTKKGFIPLSYFAKVKEERTQSVITHKDLKNTLDVEGYRSTTPTTILQEQVNKLEKKFINLPPGYGISHEGEIKQMNESFKRLMKSLIIGIILLYFSLVPAFSSFAYPISIIAAIPPALIGAAFSMLITHKPQCMPSFMGMILLAGIIVKNSILLIDFIKMAKEKGLETKKAIIESIKIRTRPVLMTAFGTSVGMIPIALGWALGLERLAPLAVVAIGGLLIGTFMTLVFVPVVVSVIEDIKQIGKMLIKGSSKN, from the coding sequence ATGAATAAAATCGTCAAGTGGTACATAGAAAAACCCCACGCCGTTTTAGCGTTTCTCCTGCTATTTTCCGTAATAGGAATAATCGGATTTAAAGAAATACCCAGAAAGTTCTTCCCAGATGCCAACAGACCGACGGTAGCAGTGGTAACCGTTGAACCTGGTGCATCAGCTTCAGACGTTGCAGCTCACATCACCCGCCCGATAGAACAGCACCTCAAAACCCTTTCTCTCGTAAGAACTGTAGATTCGGTATCAAAAGACGAAGTTTCCGTAGTAACTGTCGAATTTTCCTACAAAAAAGATATAGACGCGGCAGCAACGGACGTCTCAAACGAACTATCAAAAATAATCTCAAAACTCCCCAAAGACATCCTTCCCCCTCAGGTTTACAAGGTAACGGATGCAACAAAGCCGGTAATGATATTAGCCGTCTATCCCAGAAAAGGAAGCGGTTTAACGCTCGCACAGGTAAGAGAATTAGCAGAAAACGAAATAAAAGACCAGCTACTCAACCTTCCAAACGTTTCAGATGTAGAAGTATTCGGCGGATATGAAAGAGAAGTTGAAATCCTGCCGGATTATTTGAAAATGGCTAAATACGGAATAACTCTCAATCAACTGCTTAAAGCTGTAAGAGACAACAACAGAAACTTTCCGACAGGGTTGATAATCAACAAAAACGGTATGGTAGTCCTGAAAATAAAGGACGAAGCAGAAAGGATAGAAGACCTTAAAAACATACTGATAAAACCAGGCGTTTACTTAAAAGATGTTGCAAAAGTTAAGTGGGGATACGCAGAGAGAATGTCTGCCTACCACGGTAACGGAAAACCAGCAATAGGTATCTCTATACTGCGCTCACCGAAAGGTTACGAACTCCCGGCAATAGAATCGGTTATGCATTTCCTTCCAAAACTTGAAAAAGAATACCCCTACCTGAAGTTTGAAATCCCGTTCACTCAAGAGTGGATGATTAAGCTATCAAACAAAAACATGCTTGAATCGTTAAGAGACGCAATAATAATGACCCTTTTAGTCATATTTCTCTTTTTGGCAAATATCAGAATGCTCATAGTGTCCTTCTTCTCAATTCCGATTACCTACCTGATAACGATTGGTTTAATGTGGCTCTTCGGATTTAACTTTAACATCGTTACGCTCACGGCAGTAATATTAGCGTTAGGAATGCTCACAGACGATGCCGTCGTTGTTCTTGAAAATATAGAAAGACACTACTTTGAGCTGAAGAAAGACATAAAAACGGCGTGTATAGATGGAACGCAGGAAGTAATGTTAGCGGTTCTCTCCGGAACCTACACGACTGTAGTAATGCTTCTTCCGATAGTATTTGTCGGCGGTTACGTTCAAAAAATCCTCCGCCCCCTCTCCCTCACTCTGATTATTGCTCTTTTAGTTTCCTACGTGGTGGCAATGACGATAATCCCCATAGTAGCCCCTTACATACTGAAGAAAACGCCCGACAAGAACTTCTTAGAAAGGAAAGTTTACGACTACTACGTCAAAGGCTTCGTTTACAGGTTGAGAGACTTCTACGTTTCTCTGGTAACGCCGCTACTCAAACTCAAGAAACCCTTCTTCAGAATGCCGTTTATAATGATGTTTTTCATGCTCTTCGTCCTAACGATGAAAAACGTTATTCCCATATTAGGTAGAGACCTGATGCCCCCTATGGATACGGGAATAGTCATAGTCAGAGCAGAAGCAGATTCAAACACATCACTGCAAAAAACGGAAGATATTCTCTCCAAAATGGAAAAAATCCTCTACTCAATGCCCGGAATAATAAGAGTATCCTCAACTATAGGCTCTGAACCAGGCGTCCTGTCTTTTGGAAGCGGAAAAACGCCTCAGCAAATAGAAATGACCGTCCAGTTTATAGATAGGTTTCACAGAAAGGAAACGATATGGCAGATAGAAGACAAATTAAGAAAGAAGTTCTCAAAAATACCTGGATTAAGATACGTAAACGTAATGGACTATGGCGCTACACCTCTTTCTTCCATTAAAGCAACAATAGATGAAATGATTTATGGAAAAGACCCTCACATACTTGACCAGATAGGAAATAAACTGCTTTCCCTTATGTATAAAGTAAAGGGTCTAACGTCTGTTTCAAGAAACTGGTATATGGACAAAAAAGAACTAATACTTCAAGTTGACTCCCACAAAGCAGCCCAATTCGGACTCACACCACTGCAAATCGCAGAATACATCGGTGGATTTGTAAAAGGCATACCTGCTTCATCATTCGTTGTTCCCATGGAAAACGGACTTACAATAAAACTTATACTGCCAAAGAACAAAAGAGATGCAGTAGAAAAGCTTCAGAACCTTCCGATACCTACAAAGAAAGGATTCATTCCGCTATCTTATTTTGCAAAAGTTAAAGAAGAAAGAACGCAGAGCGTAATTACACATAAAGACCTTAAGAATACTTTAGACGTTGAAGGATACAGGTCAACAACGCCAACAACGATACTGCAGGAGCAGGTCAACAAGTTAGAGAAAAAGTTTATTAATCTGCCGCCAGGCTACGGCATATCTCACGAAGGCGAAATTAAACAGATGAACGAAAGCTTCAAGCGATTGATGAAATCCCTGATAATCGGAATTATCCTTCTTTACTTCTCGCTGGTTCCTGCGTTTTCCTCTTTCGCGTATCCAATCTCAATCATTGCAGCAATTCCGCCTGCCCTTATAGGTGCTGCGTTCTCAATGCTCATAACTCACAAACCGCAATGTATGCCCTCATTTATGGGAATGATTTTACTGGCAGGAATAATCGTTAAAAACTCCATTTTGCTCATTGACTTTATAAAGATGGCAAAGGAAAAAGGACTGGAAACAAAGAAAGCAATTATTGAAAGTATAAAGATAAGAACGCGTCCTGTTCTTATGACAGCGTTTGGCACAAGCGTTGGAATGATTCCAATAGCACTTGGTTGGGCTTTAGGACTTGAAAGGCTCGCACCATTAGCAGTCGTAGCAATAGGCGGTTTACTTATAGGAACATTTATGACCCTCGTCTTCGTCCCGGTAGTTGTTTCCGTAATAGAAGACATAAAGCAGATAGGAAAAATGCTGATTAAAGGCTCATCAAAAAACTAA
- a CDS encoding formate dehydrogenase subunit gamma, whose protein sequence is MGLWEAFKRTFRLRPEQDKLLIVDGEKIMIQKFTLYQRLLHVGMFATFIWQVITGYPLKFYDTAWARPLIEMLGGITGEMTIHRVSGFIMFADFLLTVVYVICILIANWDLAKKDFFGYFKIVPGPTDITFVHYIKYLLGFRKVPPDWDEYIWVDKFDFWAVGWGMLAIGITGWILWLPEVFTGFLGLPPETIQIAYLMHSDEATLALGWIALAHMYMVHYGPHKFPMDWIWLSGTATEIEWIEERPRSYRRIIKAVAENEPHLLEKYPFLKERYQFVLEVEQLPEEEMIERMHEYAHHLLEKEVEGRTA, encoded by the coding sequence ATGGGATTGTGGGAAGCTTTTAAGAGGACATTTAGATTAAGACCTGAGCAGGATAAGCTTCTCATCGTTGATGGTGAGAAGATAATGATACAGAAGTTCACCCTATATCAGCGTCTTCTTCACGTTGGAATGTTCGCGACCTTTATATGGCAGGTTATAACTGGATATCCTCTCAAGTTTTACGATACTGCATGGGCGAGACCGCTTATAGAGATGTTAGGCGGTATTACTGGAGAGATGACGATACACAGAGTTTCCGGTTTTATCATGTTCGCTGACTTTTTACTGACAGTTGTTTACGTTATCTGCATTTTAATAGCAAACTGGGATTTGGCTAAGAAGGATTTCTTTGGATACTTTAAGATTGTTCCTGGTCCTACAGACATTACGTTTGTTCATTACATTAAGTATTTATTGGGATTCAGGAAAGTTCCGCCAGATTGGGATGAATATATCTGGGTTGACAAGTTTGACTTCTGGGCGGTCGGCTGGGGTATGCTCGCCATTGGTATTACTGGATGGATACTCTGGCTTCCTGAAGTGTTCACGGGATTTTTAGGACTTCCTCCAGAGACTATACAGATTGCTTACTTGATGCACTCTGATGAAGCTACTTTGGCTTTAGGTTGGATTGCATTGGCGCATATGTACATGGTTCACTACGGTCCTCATAAGTTCCCGATGGACTGGATATGGCTTTCTGGAACTGCTACTGAAATAGAGTGGATAGAGGAGCGTCCTCGTAGTTATAGAAGAATTATTAAAGCTGTTGCTGAGAATGAGCCTCATCTTCTGGAAAAGTATCCATTCTTGAAAGAACGTTATCAGTTTGTTCTTGAGGTTGAGCAATTGCCTGAAGAAGAGATGATAGAAAGAATGCACGAGTATGCTCATCACCTTCTTGAAAAGGAAGTTGAGGGGAGGACTGCGTAA
- a CDS encoding sulfite exporter TauE/SafE family protein, whose translation MSLLEISLASFITSFIFGLGGMGSAVALIPILVFMGVPFPVARPAGLFTNFISTASATIHNLKEGIVDLKLALPIVISSILFSPVGAYVSNLVPERVVGIAFTCFLFFAGLMVYIPKKGVFKEESSIIFPVVIGALAGFVSGFLGVGGGGLISPLLIVLGFNPKKVAPVTAFAVPFSSITGFLAYWKLGKVDWSITLSAAVPAIIAGYLAAYITHKYLKPVHVKRILGIIFFVLGFKFLMKYM comes from the coding sequence GTGAGTTTACTTGAAATTTCCTTAGCTTCTTTCATTACTTCTTTCATATTCGGGCTTGGAGGTATGGGTTCTGCGGTAGCTCTTATTCCCATTTTGGTTTTCATGGGCGTTCCTTTTCCTGTTGCGCGACCTGCAGGTTTGTTTACCAATTTTATATCTACGGCTTCAGCAACTATTCATAATCTAAAGGAAGGAATAGTAGATTTGAAATTAGCGTTGCCGATAGTTATCTCTTCTATACTTTTTTCCCCAGTAGGTGCTTACGTTTCAAACCTTGTGCCAGAAAGAGTGGTTGGTATTGCTTTTACCTGTTTCCTGTTTTTTGCAGGCTTGATGGTTTATATACCTAAGAAAGGGGTCTTCAAGGAAGAGTCTTCAATTATTTTTCCTGTTGTGATAGGTGCTCTTGCGGGTTTTGTTTCAGGTTTTTTGGGAGTCGGTGGTGGTGGTTTAATATCTCCACTTCTAATAGTATTGGGGTTTAATCCCAAAAAAGTAGCTCCGGTGACGGCTTTTGCGGTTCCTTTTTCTTCAATTACAGGATTTTTAGCTTACTGGAAATTGGGAAAGGTAGATTGGAGTATTACTCTAAGTGCTGCTGTTCCTGCAATTATCGCTGGTTATTTAGCAGCTTACATTACTCATAAGTATCTTAAACCGGTTCATGTAAAACGGATATTGGGAATTATTTTCTTTGTATTAGGTTTCAAGTTCTTGATGAAGTATATGTAA
- a CDS encoding efflux RND transporter periplasmic adaptor subunit, whose translation MKSRIAWIIFILIVVGGVILGATAIAKRKQEIASTPTPQRPPIPVVVAKVKQGALIQKIKYLGKAESYSYATISTTIAGTVEKVYKKEGDTFKKGETLVKIDDSQIKESIKSLKAKLKTIDAEIKAALIDKRAAETILKNAKTELKREQFLYSKGAVPHTAVEKAENAYATAKAKVESLDYKVKGLNAEKSSILHQISSLQSKLKYTTIKAVENGIVATVLAHEGDLAAPGKPLLKVFYPEKGMRVLVNLPPSEAKSVEINSTAKFENGAEGVVTKIYPAANPVNGLYTVEVKVTKGTVKPGENVIVTLKGKKAKGTVVPISALLHLKNEVVVIKVNNRKVQPVKVKVLLEANGKAVVKGNLKPGDIVATGRESKLLEILRFNKVLPIEGNDE comes from the coding sequence ATGAAAAGTAGAATAGCATGGATAATCTTTATCTTAATAGTAGTCGGCGGAGTGATTTTAGGAGCTACAGCAATAGCAAAACGAAAGCAGGAAATAGCTTCTACTCCCACACCTCAAAGACCACCAATACCAGTTGTGGTAGCAAAAGTAAAGCAGGGAGCACTAATTCAAAAAATAAAGTATTTAGGCAAAGCCGAAAGTTACAGCTACGCAACCATTTCAACAACAATAGCCGGAACGGTTGAAAAGGTTTATAAAAAAGAAGGCGACACCTTCAAAAAAGGCGAAACGCTGGTAAAAATAGACGACTCTCAAATAAAGGAATCAATTAAATCTCTTAAGGCAAAACTCAAAACGATAGACGCAGAAATCAAAGCTGCCCTGATAGATAAAAGAGCTGCTGAAACGATACTCAAAAACGCAAAAACAGAACTTAAAAGAGAACAATTCTTATATTCAAAAGGTGCAGTGCCCCACACAGCGGTCGAAAAGGCTGAGAACGCTTACGCTACTGCAAAGGCAAAGGTAGAAAGCCTTGACTATAAAGTAAAAGGCTTAAACGCAGAAAAATCCTCCATCCTCCACCAAATCTCCTCCCTCCAGTCAAAGCTCAAATACACCACAATAAAAGCAGTAGAAAACGGCATAGTAGCAACAGTTTTAGCTCACGAAGGTGACCTGGCAGCTCCAGGCAAACCGCTGTTAAAAGTCTTCTATCCAGAAAAAGGAATGCGCGTTTTAGTAAACCTCCCGCCTTCAGAAGCAAAGTCGGTTGAAATAAATAGCACAGCTAAATTTGAAAACGGCGCCGAAGGCGTAGTCACAAAAATCTATCCGGCAGCCAATCCAGTAAACGGACTCTATACAGTAGAAGTAAAAGTAACAAAAGGGACAGTAAAGCCGGGCGAAAACGTAATCGTTACCCTAAAAGGCAAAAAAGCCAAAGGCACAGTAGTTCCAATAAGTGCCCTGCTTCACCTGAAAAATGAAGTAGTTGTTATAAAGGTAAACAACAGAAAAGTTCAACCCGTAAAAGTAAAAGTCTTGTTAGAAGCAAACGGAAAGGCAGTTGTTAAAGGAAATCTAAAACCCGGCGATATCGTTGCCACAGGCAGAGAGAGCAAGCTTTTAGAAATCTTAAGGTTCAACAAAGTTTTGCCAATAGAGGGAAACGATGAATAA
- a CDS encoding cytochrome c3 family protein — protein sequence MKRLLPVVIVSVVMASCVQKTEVNYSKELGATVRFKHSYHKEFIEKHGCIPCHQMNIKIKWTELEQVDRGIHKLDMPSKVTCHYCHNNPKSPVKNAPTQCYLCHYNMKELEPASHKNGNWMKVHKVAYEANPAECSNCHKQTFCIDCHIRRDVIQHRVHPRNYEYTHSIEAAADPGKCSKCHHIGFCMECHTKGTWAR from the coding sequence ATGAAAAGACTTTTACCTGTTGTGATTGTTTCTGTAGTTATGGCTTCTTGCGTTCAGAAAACGGAAGTTAATTATTCCAAAGAGTTGGGAGCTACTGTTAGATTTAAGCATTCCTATCATAAGGAGTTTATTGAGAAGCACGGCTGTATTCCGTGTCACCAGATGAATATAAAGATAAAATGGACAGAGTTAGAGCAAGTTGATAGGGGTATTCATAAGCTTGATATGCCTTCAAAAGTTACCTGTCATTATTGTCATAATAATCCTAAATCACCTGTTAAAAATGCTCCGACCCAGTGTTATTTGTGTCACTACAATATGAAAGAGCTTGAACCTGCAAGCCACAAGAATGGTAACTGGATGAAAGTTCACAAAGTGGCTTATGAAGCCAATCCTGCAGAATGTAGTAACTGCCATAAACAAACGTTCTGTATAGACTGTCATATTCGTAGGGACGTTATTCAACATAGAGTTCATCCAAGAAACTACGAGTACACCCATTCTATAGAAGCGGCTGCTGACCCAGGAAAGTGTAGTAAATGTCACCATATAGGATTCTGTATGGAATGCCATACAAAGGGGACATGGGCAAGATGA
- a CDS encoding TolC family protein, whose translation MKKALTLIALLLTSIHNSSAITLKQAENLTVKNYPLIKALNKRKESFLKKKELIKKERFGTANITGSFLHYNRKNMLVPMSTLPSPLNPPPFDQDKLSYGIEYFAPIYQGGKIPLTSLLFSLRAKSVDTQKSYLKWTLKYQVDTAYLTYLALKAQENSLKSYLKSLEKLKSDVETGIKAGKFAKVDLLKVEYDIAKVQSEIEKVKSEENTMLTILQNLTGIKISSVEPVTIAQKPLPPEKILYSQLLKNNKLIELKKQETEISKKETVLTKAKYGLKITFKASYTRNYGFDSSENEPYGFAALFVSFPIFTAGKKYKDIESAKLNELAKKQEVKAEEINLKNQLSQAISEYKYTQSEIKALKKEVALAKETERVEQLKYDSGKGSMEHLLLAKSKRFMAEAALKAAIYKEEIIRRKIETIINGGEIR comes from the coding sequence ATGAAGAAGGCATTAACCTTAATAGCATTACTATTAACAAGCATTCATAACTCCAGTGCTATAACCTTAAAGCAAGCAGAAAACCTAACAGTTAAAAACTATCCACTAATAAAAGCACTCAATAAAAGAAAAGAAAGTTTCTTAAAGAAAAAAGAACTTATAAAAAAAGAACGCTTTGGAACAGCAAACATAACTGGAAGTTTCTTACACTACAACAGAAAAAATATGCTTGTTCCCATGTCCACACTCCCTTCACCTCTCAACCCACCACCTTTTGACCAAGACAAACTATCTTACGGAATAGAATACTTTGCACCTATATATCAGGGCGGCAAAATCCCCCTCACCTCCCTCCTCTTCTCCTTACGCGCCAAATCCGTTGACACCCAAAAAAGCTACCTAAAATGGACCTTAAAATACCAGGTTGACACGGCATACCTCACCTACCTCGCCCTTAAAGCACAGGAAAATTCCCTAAAAAGCTACCTAAAAAGCCTTGAAAAACTCAAAAGTGACGTTGAAACAGGCATAAAAGCTGGAAAATTTGCCAAGGTTGACCTCTTAAAAGTTGAATACGACATAGCAAAAGTTCAATCCGAAATAGAAAAGGTAAAAAGCGAAGAAAATACGATGCTAACCATACTTCAAAACCTGACCGGAATAAAAATCAGCTCAGTAGAACCGGTAACCATAGCTCAAAAGCCTTTACCACCTGAAAAAATCCTCTACTCTCAGCTTCTCAAAAACAACAAACTAATAGAACTCAAAAAACAGGAAACGGAAATATCCAAGAAAGAAACGGTTCTTACAAAAGCAAAGTACGGACTCAAAATAACCTTTAAAGCTTCCTATACAAGAAATTACGGATTTGACTCATCAGAAAACGAACCTTACGGCTTCGCAGCTCTATTTGTTTCCTTTCCCATTTTCACAGCAGGCAAAAAATACAAGGACATAGAAAGCGCCAAACTAAACGAACTAGCCAAGAAGCAAGAAGTTAAAGCTGAAGAAATCAACCTTAAAAACCAGCTGTCACAGGCAATTTCCGAATACAAATACACCCAATCTGAAATAAAAGCTCTTAAAAAAGAAGTAGCCTTAGCAAAAGAAACAGAAAGAGTAGAACAGCTTAAATACGACAGCGGTAAGGGAAGCATGGAACACCTTCTATTAGCTAAATCGAAAAGGTTTATGGCAGAAGCAGCACTCAAGGCTGCCATTTACAAAGAAGAAATTATCAGAAGAAAAATAGAAACCATCATAAACGGCGGAGAGATAAGATGA